In Sporosarcina psychrophila, a genomic segment contains:
- a CDS encoding Na(+)/H(+) antiporter subunit F1, translating into MIQAMLTTSLVLFSITIAIAVIRIILGPSMPDRVIGLDMIGVNLIAMIAVISVVMNTKAFLEVILILGILSFIGTIAFSKFIERGVIVERKHDR; encoded by the coding sequence ATGATTCAAGCAATGCTGACGACTTCGCTCGTATTATTCTCAATAACGATTGCAATAGCTGTCATACGAATCATTCTCGGCCCTTCGATGCCGGACCGCGTTATCGGGCTCGATATGATTGGTGTAAACTTGATTGCTATGATAGCCGTAATTTCAGTGGTGATGAACACGAAAGCATTTTTAGAAGTCATTCTTATTTTGGGAATTCTATCGTTCATCGGTACAATTGCCTTCTCTAAATTCATCGAGAGGGGTGTTATCGTTGAACGTAAACACGATAGGTGA
- a CDS encoding Na+/H+ antiporter subunit G: MNVNTIGEFVGAFLILTGGVASVISVFGLLRLPDVYTRSHAATKSSTLAVLLTLSGAFIYFLFSQHFVSVRLLLGIVFVFLTAPVAGHLIVRAAYRSNVKLADISTEDELYEVLHKDKIEEDGTGR, from the coding sequence TTGAACGTAAACACGATAGGTGAATTCGTAGGCGCATTTCTGATTTTAACAGGCGGAGTTGCGAGCGTAATCAGTGTCTTTGGATTGCTTCGGCTGCCTGATGTCTACACGAGATCTCATGCTGCGACGAAAAGTTCGACGCTCGCTGTTTTGCTAACCTTGTCAGGTGCTTTTATTTACTTTTTGTTCAGTCAACATTTCGTAAGTGTACGCCTTCTTTTGGGAATTGTGTTCGTCTTTCTAACTGCACCGGTTGCCGGACATTTGATCGTCCGAGCGGCTTACCGGTCGAATGTGAAGTTAGCGGATATTTCTACTGAGGATGAATTATATGAGGTTTTGCATAAGGATAAAATAGAAGAGGATGGGACCGGCCGTTAG
- a CDS encoding penicillin acylase family protein, giving the protein MVKQGKRMGKWPKIMLSVFGSIIVLAIVVLLIVNSYIAKSKPFIDGEVSVEILDEDVTIVRDEFGVPHITAESDADLYRTQGYVQAQDRLFQMDMARRQASGRLSEVVGEVAVGTDKKFRTFSLRSAAEASYDGYGEEGKKVLSWYAEGVNAFIEEAERDGKFPYEFKVLGYTPEPWTEIDSLTIGKYMAYDLGGNWDSLAVRHWALNNFSEELARELFTVYPENASSIIEANIANPVAVAGQFDPGLVPPEFNGSNNWVVSGDKTASGLPLLADDPHLGLNTPAIWYQMHLQSPEQNVSGVIFAGIPGIILGHNDDVAWGVTNVGPDVQDLYIETPNPEDRTQFLYDGEWEQAEVRDETISVKGEEDVPFEVMVTRHGPIISDILYKDEDPNALFSMQWTALEPTKELEAIMKMNKASNWESFEMALEDFHAPAQNFVFAANDGTIAYKANGRIPIRKQGDAQLPVPGDSSDYGWTGYIPYDELPRVVNPKEGFIATANNQIVDDSYPYHITKLWAQSYRYERIAEVLREGDNFTAEDMMKLQMDQKNLYAREFLDDMIGSIEMKDAAVGKYKEIVKMLREWDQYDSADAAAPLVFHKWIKQLPIGMLSATMPEDVYELLPAKGTITDKMLRDAYAGEPGAWVEEYGGVDKWVFDSFVNSIEEIEGLFGDKIADWQWGDFHQLEFPHALSGASPIFEYFLNPKKQAIGGSNVTVQAAAFQADGTVNHGAPWRFVADLSDLSKANHIVGPGQSGHIKSQWFHDQADDWVNGNYHETVLDGDIKEGYTLKLKAER; this is encoded by the coding sequence ATGGTGAAACAGGGGAAACGGATGGGGAAATGGCCAAAAATTATGTTGTCGGTGTTTGGATCAATTATAGTTTTGGCTATTGTGGTACTACTTATTGTAAATAGTTACATAGCGAAGTCGAAACCATTTATTGATGGAGAAGTAAGTGTGGAAATTCTAGATGAAGATGTGACAATCGTCCGGGATGAGTTTGGCGTACCGCATATAACGGCGGAATCGGACGCGGATTTGTATAGGACTCAAGGCTATGTGCAAGCTCAAGACCGTTTATTCCAAATGGATATGGCTCGTAGGCAAGCGAGTGGTCGATTATCCGAAGTAGTTGGGGAAGTGGCTGTTGGAACGGATAAGAAGTTCCGTACATTTAGTTTGCGCTCGGCGGCCGAAGCGTCTTATGACGGCTATGGTGAGGAAGGGAAAAAGGTGCTCAGCTGGTATGCGGAAGGAGTCAATGCATTCATTGAGGAGGCGGAGCGAGATGGGAAGTTTCCGTATGAATTCAAGGTCCTGGGCTACACGCCTGAACCATGGACAGAAATCGATTCGCTGACGATAGGTAAGTATATGGCTTATGACCTCGGCGGAAACTGGGATAGTTTAGCGGTCAGGCATTGGGCGTTGAATAATTTCTCGGAAGAATTAGCACGGGAGTTGTTCACCGTTTATCCGGAAAATGCTTCTTCTATTATTGAGGCTAACATTGCGAATCCGGTCGCTGTGGCTGGTCAGTTCGACCCTGGTCTTGTGCCGCCTGAATTCAACGGTAGTAACAACTGGGTCGTGTCGGGGGATAAAACGGCTTCAGGATTACCGCTTCTAGCAGATGATCCGCATCTCGGGCTTAATACGCCGGCGATCTGGTATCAGATGCATTTGCAATCACCTGAACAAAACGTTAGCGGTGTTATTTTTGCAGGGATTCCAGGAATTATTCTTGGGCATAATGACGACGTTGCATGGGGTGTGACGAACGTTGGACCTGACGTACAAGATCTATATATCGAAACTCCAAATCCTGAAGATCGGACACAATTTCTCTATGATGGAGAATGGGAACAGGCTGAGGTAAGAGATGAAACGATTTCTGTAAAAGGCGAGGAGGATGTACCGTTTGAAGTAATGGTTACGCGACATGGCCCGATTATTTCGGACATTCTTTACAAAGATGAAGATCCAAACGCGCTGTTTTCAATGCAATGGACAGCACTGGAACCGACAAAAGAACTCGAAGCGATTATGAAGATGAACAAAGCTTCCAACTGGGAAAGTTTTGAGATGGCTTTGGAAGACTTCCATGCACCAGCACAGAACTTTGTGTTTGCGGCGAATGACGGCACTATTGCTTATAAAGCGAACGGTCGTATTCCTATCAGGAAACAAGGGGATGCGCAATTGCCTGTACCAGGCGACTCTTCCGATTATGGCTGGACGGGCTACATTCCATATGATGAATTACCGCGTGTCGTGAATCCTAAAGAAGGGTTCATTGCCACAGCAAATAATCAAATTGTTGACGATTCATATCCGTATCATATTACAAAACTTTGGGCACAGTCTTATCGCTATGAACGAATAGCGGAAGTGCTTCGCGAAGGAGATAATTTCACGGCGGAAGATATGATGAAATTGCAGATGGATCAGAAGAACTTATACGCTCGTGAGTTCTTGGACGATATGATTGGTTCAATTGAAATGAAAGACGCCGCTGTCGGAAAGTACAAAGAAATTGTAAAAATGCTTCGCGAGTGGGATCAATATGATTCCGCAGATGCGGCGGCACCACTTGTCTTTCATAAATGGATAAAACAATTGCCAATTGGCATGCTCAGTGCAACGATGCCTGAGGACGTTTATGAGCTTCTGCCGGCGAAAGGGACAATTACCGACAAAATGTTGCGCGACGCTTATGCGGGTGAACCAGGGGCCTGGGTGGAAGAGTATGGCGGTGTTGATAAGTGGGTCTTCGATTCATTTGTAAATTCAATCGAAGAGATTGAAGGATTGTTCGGTGATAAAATCGCGGATTGGCAATGGGGAGATTTCCATCAGTTGGAGTTTCCGCACGCTCTATCAGGCGCATCTCCAATCTTTGAATATTTCTTAAATCCGAAGAAACAGGCAATCGGCGGTTCGAATGTTACAGTCCAGGCTGCAGCATTTCAGGCAGATGGTACTGTAAATCACGGTGCACCTTGGCGCTTTGTTGCCGATTTGTCCGATTTATCGAAAGCGAATCATATTGTAGGGCCGGGTCAAAGTGGCCACATAAAATCGCAGTGGTTCCACGATCAAGCAGATGACTGGGTGAATGGTAATTACCATGAAACTGTTTTGGATGGGGACATTAAAGAAGGATATACGTTGAAGTTAAAAGCGGAGCGCTAA
- a CDS encoding universal stress protein translates to MYNRILVAVDGSVNSHRAAKHAAQLASLCQGVAVEILYILEFDRTRSDVLDNASSDDLHIDRKKRLMPIEEAFEQFQIPFKLVIKHGDPGPIIVNFANSGEFDLVVLGSRGLNTFQEMVLGSVSHKVAKRVTAPVLIVK, encoded by the coding sequence ATGTATAACCGAATACTAGTCGCGGTCGACGGCTCAGTAAACTCGCACCGCGCAGCCAAACATGCCGCTCAACTTGCCTCGTTATGCCAAGGAGTGGCCGTTGAAATCCTTTATATCCTTGAGTTTGACCGAACACGTTCAGATGTACTTGATAATGCTAGCAGTGATGATCTCCATATCGATCGCAAGAAGCGACTCATGCCCATCGAGGAGGCTTTCGAGCAGTTTCAAATCCCCTTTAAGCTCGTCATCAAACACGGTGACCCTGGACCAATCATCGTTAATTTTGCCAATAGTGGTGAATTCGATCTTGTCGTTCTCGGTAGCCGTGGCCTGAATACTTTTCAGGAAATGGTGCTAGGCAGTGTGAGTCATAAAGTAGCAAAACGTGTGACAGCACCGGTTTTGATTGTTAAATAA